One Pseudodesulfovibrio alkaliphilus DNA segment encodes these proteins:
- a CDS encoding formate dehydrogenase accessory protein FdhE produces MTSATARQAVTATLETMKQRVPAYRELVDRFGPLFLGRAELYDQLTAMAPPPPEVDGAKLAAGAPVLAGADLAPWLPLFQTSAKTLLPRLISVLHLDKAAGEALAALPADPPLLSGLAQARIEGNWKFFEDTSVKLETVSAGILLFVSESILSPALTVLADSLGEPLARHSWNQGHCPVCGSSPSIAFLSFKESTGLDHLVSGGGKKYLHCSLCGHEWRVKRNACAACGNDDSETREILTVEGVGNERIEACRKCNTYCLSIDMRECDPPPQLDVAQMGLIHLDIFAHQNKLTPITRTLWNSFDG; encoded by the coding sequence ATGACATCAGCAACAGCAAGGCAGGCGGTCACGGCGACTTTGGAAACCATGAAGCAGCGTGTGCCTGCGTACCGGGAGCTGGTCGACAGGTTCGGCCCACTGTTCCTTGGCAGAGCCGAGCTGTACGACCAACTGACCGCCATGGCTCCCCCTCCGCCCGAGGTCGACGGGGCCAAGCTCGCTGCCGGGGCTCCTGTCCTGGCCGGGGCCGATCTCGCCCCCTGGCTGCCGCTGTTCCAAACGTCGGCCAAAACCCTGCTGCCAAGGCTGATCTCTGTGCTCCATCTTGACAAGGCAGCGGGCGAGGCCCTGGCCGCCCTCCCTGCCGATCCGCCTCTCCTCTCGGGACTCGCCCAGGCACGCATTGAAGGCAATTGGAAGTTTTTCGAGGACACCTCCGTAAAACTCGAAACGGTTTCAGCCGGCATCCTGCTGTTTGTTTCCGAAAGCATCCTCTCTCCAGCCTTGACCGTCCTTGCGGACAGCCTGGGCGAGCCCCTTGCCAGGCACTCCTGGAATCAGGGCCATTGCCCGGTATGTGGCTCGTCTCCGTCCATCGCCTTTCTTTCCTTCAAGGAGTCCACAGGGCTCGACCACCTGGTGAGCGGCGGAGGCAAGAAATATCTCCACTGCTCCCTGTGCGGGCATGAGTGGCGCGTCAAGCGCAACGCCTGCGCCGCATGCGGCAACGACGACAGCGAGACGCGGGAGATTCTGACCGTGGAAGGCGTCGGCAACGAGCGAATCGAGGCGTGTCGCAAGTGCAACACCTACTGCCTGAGCATAGACATGCGCGAGTGCGACCCGCCCCCGCAGCTTGATGTGGCCCAGATGGGCCTCATCCATCTGGACATTTTTGCACACCAGAACAAGTTGACCCCCATCACGCGCACACTGTGGAACAGCTTTGATGGGTAG
- a CDS encoding FmdE family protein — protein MHTQTVRKPSTTPRNTFSFDAFVDLATWFHNYPAPGLLLGGYMVEEAKRHIPVGVLFDAVSETSWCLPDAIQLLTPCTIGNGWLRVWNTGVYALSLFDKGTGEGVRIRLDPARLADFPHTACWLMKTRPKSQQDSDALRREIREHGPEMLAAAPVQVKPEVVHKRSKGAIAICPLCGDAYPSFHGAICRGCGGDSPYMDRKTAAMAVPVEAAIPSTPVDQSVGRRVLHDMTRIVPGKSKGVEFSRGHVVTAGDICRLQQMGRFSVYVDQEAPEGFIHEDDAASAFARLMCGAGVAAEGAPREGRVNMVARSDGMIVVNEPLLEAFNSLSGVMAACRRGHSLIRQGHRVAATRAIPLFLDTDTFHKALTILGSGPLFSVAPLRKARVGLLITGNEVFKGLVEDRFAEVIEAKIAHFGGVIAHTRITPDQAGKIAAAARELETLGCDLIITTAGLSVDPDDVTRQGLVEAGLTDALHGMPILPGAMTLTGRIGRARVLGVPACALFHKTTSLDLLLPRLLADMPITRSLIAKLGNGGMCMECTSCTFPKCPFGR, from the coding sequence ATGCACACGCAAACCGTCAGAAAACCTTCGACAACTCCCCGGAACACTTTTTCTTTCGACGCATTCGTCGATCTGGCCACATGGTTTCACAACTATCCGGCACCAGGGCTGCTGCTGGGCGGGTACATGGTGGAGGAAGCCAAACGGCACATACCCGTGGGGGTGCTCTTTGACGCGGTAAGTGAGACCTCGTGGTGTCTGCCCGATGCGATTCAGCTGCTGACCCCGTGTACCATCGGCAACGGCTGGCTGCGTGTCTGGAACACGGGCGTGTACGCCCTGTCCCTGTTCGACAAGGGCACCGGGGAGGGCGTCCGGATCAGACTCGATCCGGCCAGACTCGCCGACTTCCCGCACACCGCGTGCTGGCTGATGAAAACCAGACCCAAGAGCCAACAGGACTCTGACGCCCTCCGCCGCGAGATTCGGGAGCACGGTCCCGAGATGCTCGCCGCGGCCCCTGTGCAGGTCAAGCCCGAGGTCGTCCACAAACGGAGCAAGGGAGCCATCGCCATCTGCCCGCTCTGCGGCGACGCCTATCCTTCTTTTCATGGCGCCATTTGCCGCGGTTGCGGCGGCGATTCGCCGTACATGGACAGAAAGACCGCCGCAATGGCAGTGCCTGTCGAGGCGGCCATCCCCTCGACCCCGGTGGACCAGAGCGTCGGCAGGCGCGTACTGCACGACATGACGCGCATCGTTCCCGGAAAATCCAAAGGCGTGGAGTTCTCCCGCGGCCATGTGGTGACGGCGGGCGACATCTGTCGCTTGCAGCAGATGGGCCGCTTCTCCGTGTATGTGGATCAGGAGGCCCCGGAAGGCTTCATCCACGAGGATGACGCGGCCAGCGCCTTTGCGCGGCTCATGTGCGGAGCGGGCGTAGCCGCCGAGGGCGCTCCCCGCGAGGGCCGCGTGAACATGGTAGCACGCAGCGACGGCATGATCGTTGTCAACGAGCCCCTGCTGGAGGCCTTCAATTCCCTGTCCGGCGTGATGGCCGCCTGCCGTCGCGGCCACAGCCTGATCCGCCAAGGCCACCGGGTGGCGGCCACCCGGGCCATTCCGCTGTTTCTCGACACCGACACCTTCCACAAGGCGCTGACCATCCTTGGCTCCGGCCCCCTGTTCTCGGTGGCACCGTTGCGCAAGGCCAGGGTCGGCCTGCTCATCACGGGCAACGAGGTATTCAAGGGGCTGGTGGAGGATCGGTTCGCCGAAGTGATTGAGGCCAAGATCGCCCACTTCGGCGGGGTCATCGCCCATACGCGGATCACGCCCGACCAGGCTGGCAAGATCGCGGCAGCCGCCAGGGAGCTGGAAACACTGGGCTGCGACCTGATCATCACCACGGCGGGTCTCTCCGTCGATCCCGACGACGTGACCCGGCAGGGACTGGTGGAAGCCGGGCTGACCGACGCCCTGCACGGCATGCCGATCCTGCCGGGGGCCATGACCCTGACCGGCCGCATCGGCCGGGCCCGAGTCCTCGGTGTGCCGGCCTGCGCATTGTTCCACAAGACCACCAGCCTTGACCTCCTGTTGCCCCGCCTCCTGGCGGACATGCCCATCACCCGGTCCCTCATCGCCAAACTGGGCAATGGCGGAATGTGCATGGAGTGTACGTCCTGCACTTTCCCCAAGTGCCCCTTCGGGAGGTAA
- a CDS encoding formate dehydrogenase accessory sulfurtransferase FdhD — translation MTTMPLRAFKCVGEAPRPEGIDGQPRPSLVCPRSLQRYAAGSLRLDEDMIAVEEDIRIRVQDHSEMVLARTPGDDLNLIAGHLFSRSMIRTPEDILNVAFHPRNGSLADVVLKSPKVIRRIFPSPHPLRLAPERIFEFKALFEHRQKLFKNTGATHAAALISVHGELLSYGEDVGRHNAFDKAIGRALLEGSLARAAIAMLSSRLALELTIKAATANIPILCGFSAATSSGIQFAEDNNITLIGRIRENTLAVYAHSWRLRAPRVD, via the coding sequence ATGACCACCATGCCGCTGCGCGCCTTCAAATGCGTAGGAGAAGCACCACGGCCAGAAGGGATCGACGGCCAGCCCCGGCCGAGCCTCGTCTGTCCAAGGTCTCTGCAACGATACGCCGCCGGATCGCTGCGGCTTGACGAGGACATGATCGCGGTGGAAGAGGATATCCGCATCCGGGTTCAGGATCATTCCGAGATGGTTCTGGCCCGGACCCCCGGAGACGACCTGAACCTGATCGCGGGCCATCTCTTCTCGCGCTCCATGATCCGCACCCCGGAAGACATTCTCAATGTCGCCTTCCACCCCCGCAACGGCTCGCTTGCAGATGTGGTCCTCAAGTCCCCCAAGGTCATCCGCCGCATATTTCCCTCGCCGCATCCGCTGCGTCTTGCTCCCGAGCGGATATTCGAATTCAAGGCCCTGTTTGAACACCGGCAGAAGCTCTTCAAGAACACCGGGGCAACCCACGCAGCAGCGCTCATATCCGTCCACGGGGAACTGCTCTCTTATGGCGAGGATGTCGGACGGCACAACGCCTTTGACAAGGCCATCGGACGGGCACTCCTCGAAGGGTCCCTGGCAAGGGCGGCCATAGCCATGCTCTCCTCCCGGCTCGCCTTGGAGCTGACCATCAAGGCCGCGACCGCCAATATCCCCATCCTGTGCGGTTTCTCCGCCGCCACCAGCTCCGGCATCCAGTTCGCCGAGGACAACAACATCACCCTCATCGGGCGCATCCGTGAGAACACGCTGGCGGTCTACGCCCACAGCTGGCGACTGCGGGCCCCGAGAGTGGACTAG
- a CDS encoding winged helix-turn-helix domain-containing protein gives MQIAETNHCAETVCPTMRMHLWFETKEGVLFGLGRLQLLRQVERCGSLKAAAEALGMSYRGAWGKIKTTEELIGRKLIERADSRRAGYHLTAYGSGIAKSFDQWYREVESYALCKSREMLPFSLEKYE, from the coding sequence ATGCAGATCGCCGAAACCAACCATTGCGCCGAGACCGTTTGCCCGACCATGCGCATGCACCTCTGGTTTGAAACCAAGGAGGGAGTGCTTTTCGGCCTGGGCCGCCTGCAACTGCTCCGCCAGGTGGAGCGGTGCGGCTCGCTCAAGGCCGCGGCCGAGGCGCTGGGCATGTCCTACCGGGGAGCCTGGGGAAAGATCAAGACCACCGAGGAGTTGATCGGCAGAAAGCTCATCGAACGGGCTGACAGCAGACGCGCCGGGTATCATCTCACCGCCTATGGAAGCGGCATCGCCAAGAGCTTTGACCAGTGGTATCGCGAGGTCGAAAGCTACGCCCTGTGCAAGAGCCGGGAAATGCTTCCCTTCTCTCTGGAAAAATACGAATGA
- the fdnG gene encoding formate dehydrogenase-N subunit alpha, producing MKIDRRSFMKLAGSGAACLTLGQLGVNLTPVRAYAGDLKISGAKEVVTVCPFCSVSCHIIGYVRDGKLVSTEGDPDYPINEGSLCAKGAAMLSMTTSHHRLQKPLYRAPYSDKWEEKSWDWMFERIARRIKDTRDKDLILKNEKGDTVNRLESMFLLGTSHAGNEECAIAHQAMRGLGVVHMDHQARIUHSATVAALGESFGRGAMTNHWIDIKNADAILIMGSNAAEHHPISFKWVLEAKDKGATVMHVDPKFSRTSARSDFHVPLRSGTDIAFLGGMIKHIIDNGAYFKEYVVEYTNASLIVGKDFGFKDGLFTGYDAKTRSYDKSKWGFEMDENGVPRRDKTLKNPRCVFQLMKKHYSRYGIDAVSATTGVSAENLLKVYKAFSATGKPDKAGTVMYALGWTQHTVGVQNIRSAAIIQLLLGNIGVAGGGINALRGEPNVQGSTDHALLYHIIPGYMDMPHNEWQTYADYVKGTTPVSRDPLSANWWQNKPKYFTSLLKAWFGDNATAENGFCYELLPKIEKGGDYSYMYLFDRMYKNQIRGGIIIGLNPMNSIPNTNKVRRALDNLDWLVASELHHSETTDNWQRPGADPKKIKTEVFLLPSAHRLEKEGSVTNSGRWLLWHYQVVPPAFEAKSFGDMFVGIMQRVKALYAKEGGTLPEAVLKLDYPDKYDPDELCARINGRFTRDTRVGDKLYRKGQLVPSFTALQDDGSTASLHWLYTGSFTEEDGNKAKRRDTTQTEMQKAIGLYPNWAWCWPVNRRVLYNRASVDLNGKPYNPAKAVIKWKDGKWVGDVPDGGWPPLATGNGKMPFIMTVHGGGQLYGPGRMDGPFSEHYEPVETPVNNNLFSRQLSSPVYKFMSSDMDKLAKPADPNYPIVLTTYNVTEHWCGGGETRNIPNLLEAEPQLYVEMSPELAQEKGIKNGDGVIVESIRGRVEAIAMVTIRMRPLKVHGRTIHEIGMPFCFGWTTPGTGDSTNRLTSWVGDPNTTIPEFKACCVNIRKADKLTELAT from the coding sequence ATGAAAATCGACCGCCGAAGCTTCATGAAGCTCGCAGGCTCCGGAGCGGCGTGTCTCACCCTCGGGCAGCTCGGAGTCAATCTGACCCCGGTGCGGGCCTATGCGGGAGATCTCAAGATCTCCGGCGCCAAAGAGGTGGTGACAGTCTGTCCGTTCTGTTCCGTGAGCTGCCACATCATCGGGTATGTCAGGGACGGCAAGCTCGTCAGCACAGAGGGCGATCCGGACTACCCCATCAACGAGGGTTCGCTGTGCGCCAAGGGCGCGGCCATGCTGAGCATGACCACCAGCCACCACCGGCTGCAAAAGCCCCTGTACCGCGCCCCCTACAGCGACAAGTGGGAAGAGAAGAGCTGGGACTGGATGTTCGAGCGCATCGCTCGCCGCATCAAGGACACCCGCGACAAGGACCTGATCCTCAAAAACGAGAAAGGTGACACCGTCAACCGGCTCGAATCCATGTTCCTGCTGGGCACCTCCCACGCAGGCAACGAGGAATGCGCCATCGCCCATCAGGCGATGCGCGGCCTGGGCGTCGTCCACATGGACCACCAGGCGCGTATCTGACACAGCGCCACAGTTGCGGCTCTGGGAGAGTCGTTCGGACGCGGTGCGATGACCAACCACTGGATCGACATCAAGAATGCCGATGCAATCCTCATAATGGGCAGCAATGCTGCTGAACATCATCCGATCTCCTTCAAGTGGGTGCTTGAAGCCAAGGACAAGGGAGCCACCGTCATGCACGTGGACCCGAAGTTCTCGCGCACCTCGGCCAGGTCGGACTTCCATGTCCCTCTTCGGTCCGGCACGGACATCGCCTTTCTCGGGGGCATGATCAAGCACATCATCGACAACGGCGCCTATTTCAAGGAGTACGTGGTCGAATACACCAACGCCTCGCTCATTGTGGGCAAGGACTTCGGTTTCAAGGACGGCCTGTTCACGGGCTACGACGCCAAGACCCGGTCCTACGACAAAAGCAAATGGGGCTTTGAGATGGACGAAAACGGCGTACCCAGGAGGGACAAGACCCTCAAGAACCCGCGCTGTGTCTTCCAGCTCATGAAAAAGCACTACTCGCGCTACGGCATTGACGCCGTCTCCGCCACCACGGGTGTGAGCGCCGAGAACCTGCTCAAGGTTTACAAGGCCTTCTCAGCCACCGGCAAACCCGACAAGGCTGGCACCGTCATGTATGCCCTGGGCTGGACCCAGCACACCGTGGGTGTCCAGAACATCCGGTCCGCAGCCATCATCCAGCTGCTGCTGGGCAACATCGGCGTGGCCGGCGGCGGCATCAACGCCCTGCGCGGCGAGCCTAACGTCCAGGGGTCCACGGACCACGCCCTGCTGTATCACATCATTCCCGGCTACATGGACATGCCGCACAACGAGTGGCAGACCTACGCCGACTACGTCAAGGGCACCACCCCGGTGAGCAGGGACCCGCTCTCGGCCAACTGGTGGCAGAACAAGCCCAAGTACTTCACCAGTCTGCTCAAGGCGTGGTTCGGCGACAACGCCACCGCTGAAAACGGCTTCTGCTACGAACTGCTTCCCAAGATCGAGAAGGGCGGGGACTACTCCTACATGTACCTTTTCGACCGCATGTACAAAAACCAGATCCGCGGCGGCATCATCATCGGCCTCAACCCCATGAACAGCATCCCCAACACCAACAAGGTGCGCAGGGCGCTGGACAACCTGGACTGGCTGGTGGCCTCGGAACTGCATCACTCGGAAACCACGGACAACTGGCAGCGGCCAGGCGCTGATCCGAAAAAGATCAAGACCGAGGTGTTCCTGCTGCCCTCGGCCCACCGGCTGGAAAAAGAAGGGTCCGTCACCAACTCGGGCCGCTGGCTGCTCTGGCATTACCAGGTGGTTCCGCCTGCCTTTGAGGCCAAGTCCTTCGGCGACATGTTCGTGGGCATCATGCAGCGGGTCAAGGCCCTCTACGCCAAGGAGGGCGGTACGCTCCCCGAGGCCGTGCTCAAGCTCGACTACCCGGACAAGTACGATCCCGATGAACTTTGCGCCCGGATAAACGGCCGCTTCACCAGGGACACCAGGGTGGGCGACAAACTCTACAGGAAGGGGCAACTGGTGCCCTCCTTCACCGCCCTGCAGGACGACGGCTCGACCGCAAGCCTGCATTGGCTTTACACGGGCAGCTTCACCGAAGAGGACGGCAACAAGGCCAAACGGCGCGACACCACCCAGACAGAGATGCAAAAAGCCATCGGCCTGTATCCCAACTGGGCATGGTGCTGGCCGGTCAACCGCCGCGTCCTTTACAATCGCGCCTCGGTGGACCTCAACGGCAAGCCGTACAACCCGGCCAAGGCCGTCATCAAATGGAAGGACGGCAAGTGGGTGGGTGACGTGCCCGACGGCGGCTGGCCACCGCTGGCCACCGGCAACGGCAAGATGCCGTTCATCATGACCGTGCACGGAGGCGGGCAGCTGTATGGCCCGGGCCGCATGGACGGTCCTTTCTCCGAGCATTACGAGCCGGTGGAGACCCCGGTGAACAACAACCTGTTCTCCAGACAGCTCAGCAGCCCGGTCTACAAGTTCATGTCCAGCGACATGGACAAGCTGGCCAAGCCCGCGGACCCGAACTACCCCATCGTGCTGACCACCTACAACGTGACCGAGCACTGGTGCGGCGGCGGCGAAACCAGAAACATCCCCAACCTGCTCGAAGCCGAACCACAGCTCTATGTGGAGATGAGCCCGGAACTGGCACAGGAAAAGGGCATCAAGAACGGCGACGGCGTGATCGTCGAAAGCATACGCGGACGCGTGGAGGCCATAGCCATGGTCACCATCCGCATGCGTCCCCTCAAGGTACACGGTCGGACCATTCACGAAATCGGCATGCCGTTCTGCTTCGGCTGGACGACTCCGGGTACGGGCGACTCCACCAACAGGCTCACGTCCTGGGTGGGCGACCCCAACACCACCATCCCGGAATTCAAGGCGTGCTGCGTGAACATCCGCAAGGCCGACAAGCTCACCGAGCTTGCAACCTAA
- a CDS encoding 4Fe-4S dicluster domain-containing protein — MPKAFLIDTSRCTACRGCQIACKEWHELPANQTRQWGSHQNPPDLNPNNYKLVRFSEHLENDVIRWNFFPDQCRHCEVPPCKEIGDIYHEDTIVHDEETGAVIFTDKTTAFSAEEFEQVRESCPYDIPRRDPKTGLLAKCTMCNERVQRGLLPVCVKVCPTGAMRFGEREDMLKLAESRLATVKKTWPKAVLTDPREVNVIYLLTDAPENYHTHAVAQASMGPLTKKQFLATLARPFKAMVKA; from the coding sequence ATGCCAAAGGCGTTTTTGATCGATACATCCCGCTGCACAGCGTGCCGCGGCTGTCAGATAGCATGCAAGGAATGGCACGAGCTTCCCGCCAACCAGACCAGGCAATGGGGGAGCCACCAGAACCCGCCCGACCTCAACCCCAACAACTACAAGCTCGTCAGATTCAGCGAGCATCTCGAAAACGACGTGATCCGGTGGAACTTCTTCCCGGACCAGTGCCGACACTGCGAGGTGCCGCCCTGCAAGGAGATAGGCGACATCTACCATGAGGATACCATTGTCCACGACGAGGAGACCGGGGCGGTGATCTTCACCGACAAAACCACGGCCTTCAGTGCGGAGGAGTTCGAGCAGGTGCGCGAGTCGTGCCCGTACGACATCCCCAGACGCGACCCGAAGACCGGCCTGCTCGCCAAGTGCACCATGTGCAACGAGCGGGTGCAAAGAGGTCTGCTGCCCGTCTGCGTCAAGGTCTGCCCCACCGGGGCCATGCGCTTTGGCGAACGCGAGGACATGCTCAAGCTGGCCGAATCCCGTCTGGCCACGGTCAAAAAGACTTGGCCCAAGGCGGTGCTCACTGATCCAAGAGAAGTGAACGTCATCTACCTGCTGACCGACGCGCCCGAGAACTATCACACCCATGCCGTCGCCCAGGCGTCCATGGGCCCGCTGACCAAGAAGCAGTTCCTGGCCACCCTGGCCCGGCCCTTCAAGGCCATGGTCAAGGCGTAG
- a CDS encoding NADP-dependent glyceraldehyde-3-phosphate dehydrogenase, whose amino-acid sequence MTTNADMLTLFPDAQDVPEAHALPEPVELRGYLVGGRIIDWDGPMQQIDSPVEIRRNGSLEPVRLGSCPQLDAQAGLAAVEAVRQAWDHGMGLWPTLSVADRISRVEAFTGRMIEKREAIVRLMMWEICKPLDECRVEFDRTVEYIRDTVDALKDLDRASSRFVIEKGIYAQIRRAPLGPTLCMGPYNYPLNETFATLIPALLMGNPVILKPPRLGRLLYVPLMEAFRDCFPAGVVNVVFGGRSMVGPIMASGIISVLAFIGSSDAASALRKAHPNPNQLRCILGMGAKNPAIVMKSADMELAVAECAAGSLSFSGQRCTALKILFVHEDRLDEFVERFVDAVAAMPMGMPWKDGVRITPLPEPGKCTYLGMLVSDAIAHGARVVNAGGGQSGGSLFHPAVLSPVNADMLVYHEEQFGPVVPIVPFRDMATPVNYMVESPFGQQLSIFSDDPKEVAGLVDPLVNQVCRVNINCLCQRGPDTFPFTGRKDSAEGTLSVGDALRCFSIRTLVAAKGTDRNKELLAAITREHSSNFLSTDFIM is encoded by the coding sequence ATGACCACGAATGCGGATATGCTGACACTGTTTCCCGATGCTCAGGATGTGCCAGAGGCGCACGCGCTCCCCGAACCCGTCGAACTGCGGGGATACCTTGTCGGAGGACGGATCATCGACTGGGACGGCCCCATGCAACAAATTGATTCTCCAGTAGAAATACGCCGAAACGGTTCGCTGGAGCCGGTACGCCTGGGCTCGTGCCCGCAGCTCGACGCCCAGGCCGGGCTGGCCGCTGTGGAGGCTGTCCGCCAGGCATGGGACCACGGCATGGGCCTGTGGCCGACCCTGAGCGTGGCCGATCGCATCAGCCGAGTCGAGGCGTTCACAGGCCGCATGATCGAGAAGCGGGAAGCCATCGTCAGACTGATGATGTGGGAAATTTGCAAACCCCTGGACGAATGCCGGGTCGAGTTCGACCGCACGGTGGAATACATCCGCGACACGGTGGACGCGCTCAAGGACCTCGACCGGGCGTCATCGCGCTTTGTCATCGAAAAGGGCATTTATGCCCAGATCCGGCGTGCGCCCCTTGGGCCGACCCTGTGCATGGGGCCATACAACTACCCCCTCAACGAAACCTTTGCCACCCTGATCCCGGCCCTGCTCATGGGCAACCCGGTGATACTCAAGCCCCCCCGCCTGGGCAGGCTCCTGTATGTCCCGCTCATGGAGGCCTTTCGCGATTGCTTTCCGGCCGGCGTGGTCAACGTCGTGTTCGGAGGCCGTTCCATGGTCGGGCCGATCATGGCGTCCGGCATCATCAGCGTGCTCGCCTTCATCGGCTCCAGCGACGCGGCAAGCGCACTGCGAAAGGCGCACCCCAATCCCAACCAGTTGCGCTGCATCCTGGGCATGGGAGCCAAAAACCCGGCCATTGTCATGAAATCTGCGGACATGGAACTGGCCGTGGCCGAATGCGCGGCAGGCAGCCTTTCCTTCAGCGGCCAGCGCTGCACGGCGCTGAAAATTCTCTTTGTCCACGAGGACAGGCTGGATGAATTCGTCGAGCGCTTCGTTGACGCCGTGGCAGCCATGCCCATGGGCATGCCCTGGAAGGACGGCGTACGCATCACCCCGTTGCCCGAACCGGGCAAATGCACCTACCTGGGGATGCTGGTGTCCGATGCCATCGCGCATGGGGCGAGGGTGGTCAACGCGGGAGGCGGTCAATCCGGCGGAAGCCTCTTCCACCCCGCCGTGCTCTCTCCGGTTAATGCGGACATGCTTGTTTATCACGAGGAGCAGTTCGGCCCGGTGGTTCCCATCGTGCCGTTTCGCGACATGGCCACCCCGGTGAACTACATGGTCGAATCCCCCTTTGGCCAGCAGTTGAGCATCTTCAGCGATGATCCAAAGGAAGTGGCGGGCCTGGTGGACCCCCTGGTCAACCAGGTCTGCCGGGTGAACATCAACTGCCTGTGCCAGCGCGGCCCCGACACCTTTCCCTTTACCGGCCGCAAGGACTCGGCCGAGGGCACCCTGTCGGTGGGCGACGCCCTGCGCTGCTTCTCCATCCGCACCCTTGTCGCGGCCAAGGGAACCGACCGCAACAAGGAACTGCTGGCGGCCATAACCCGCGAACACAGCTCCAACTTCCTGTCCACGGATTTCATCATGTAG
- a CDS encoding sensor histidine kinase encodes MRGEAFTPLGRKLVWAILGTTLLALALALALNFLFAIHAQQQDAARRAHSLTSLLATSLAAAVDFDDQAAARENLDSLALIPQVNGAAVYVNGNTLFAAYGEPPPPPRGTSPQNRIEVTFARLEVTQDVPSASPGSRLVLTVSLADQWAAIGRALLIALAILAVVFVICIRVAIRFRKQLTDPLAELGRTVADIARRRDYSRRAEYRSDDEIGMLVAGFNAMLERIENRDAELRRHREYLEQMVAERTRQLERNNFKLMAEMRRRTKAEMIREEVERINRHDLKSSLSLIIGYPELLLAEGGLTEPQARNIRRIRAAGYRMLDMIRNHLDMFKMEHNLYSLRRSPVDMVETLCSLEEEFSPLLGSSGVLLNMKIDGVEVVGLERFDILGEEPLLRAMLRNLIQNAIEASRKGDTVLVRLEDGPRRQVSVYNPTPVPPEVRHRIFEKYVTHGKENGTGLGTYFAALIARTHGANITMHTDNESGTLMTVTFRHHPETGTA; translated from the coding sequence GAGGCTTTCACCCCCCTTGGCCGCAAGCTGGTGTGGGCCATTCTCGGAACCACCCTGCTGGCCCTGGCGCTGGCTCTGGCTCTCAACTTCCTCTTCGCCATCCATGCCCAACAACAGGACGCCGCCCGACGGGCCCACTCGCTGACCAGTCTGCTTGCAACCTCCCTGGCTGCAGCGGTGGATTTCGACGATCAGGCTGCGGCCCGGGAGAATCTGGATTCCCTGGCCCTTATTCCGCAAGTGAACGGAGCCGCAGTCTATGTGAACGGCAATACACTCTTTGCGGCATACGGCGAACCGCCCCCGCCGCCCCGTGGAACTTCACCTCAAAACCGGATAGAGGTGACATTTGCCCGCCTGGAAGTGACCCAGGACGTACCCTCGGCCTCCCCGGGGAGCCGACTGGTATTGACCGTATCCCTGGCTGACCAATGGGCGGCCATCGGACGGGCTCTGCTTATTGCGCTGGCGATCCTGGCCGTGGTCTTCGTCATCTGCATCCGAGTGGCGATCCGCTTCCGAAAGCAACTGACCGATCCCCTCGCCGAACTGGGCCGGACAGTGGCCGACATCGCCCGGCGGCGTGACTACTCAAGACGCGCCGAATACCGCAGCGACGACGAAATCGGCATGCTCGTTGCCGGGTTCAACGCCATGCTCGAACGCATCGAGAATCGCGACGCGGAACTCCGGCGTCACCGCGAATACCTGGAGCAGATGGTGGCGGAACGCACCCGCCAACTGGAACGCAACAATTTCAAGCTGATGGCCGAGATGCGCCGCCGGACCAAAGCGGAAATGATCCGCGAAGAGGTTGAGCGCATCAACCGGCACGACCTCAAATCAAGCCTGAGCCTGATCATCGGCTACCCCGAACTGCTCCTGGCCGAAGGCGGACTGACCGAACCGCAGGCCAGAAACATCCGACGAATCCGTGCGGCCGGGTATCGAATGCTCGATATGATCCGCAACCATCTCGACATGTTCAAGATGGAACACAATCTCTATTCCCTGCGCCGCTCCCCGGTGGACATGGTGGAGACCCTCTGCTCTCTTGAAGAGGAGTTCTCCCCCCTGCTGGGCAGCTCTGGCGTCTTGCTGAACATGAAGATTGACGGCGTCGAGGTGGTCGGCCTCGAGCGGTTCGACATCCTTGGCGAGGAACCTCTGCTGCGAGCCATGCTCCGCAACCTCATCCAAAACGCCATCGAGGCGTCCCGCAAAGGCGACACTGTCCTGGTACGGCTGGAAGACGGACCCCGCCGACAGGTCTCTGTCTACAACCCAACGCCCGTCCCACCCGAAGTACGTCACCGCATCTTCGAGAAATACGTCACCCACGGCAAAGAGAACGGCACCGGCCTGGGCACCTACTTCGCCGCCCTCATAGCCCGTACCCACGGGGCCAATATCACCATGCACACAGATAACGAGTCCGGCACCCTCATGACCGTCACCTTCCGGCACCACCCCGAAACGGGAACGGCGTAA